In one Longimicrobiaceae bacterium genomic region, the following are encoded:
- the murC gene encoding UDP-N-acetylmuramate--L-alanine ligase, giving the protein MSAFEPVEISGRGPIHFMGIGGAGMAPLAELFLRAGARVTGCDVHPGPAAAALREAGVGVCEGHDPSHLEGCAALVLTAAVPQDHPEVEAARARGIPVLKRAEALGAVVNRGTVVGIAGTHGKTTTTTLATVVLEAAGLEPTGIVGGRVPGWGGNLRHGSSALYVVEADEYDRSFLTLRPHVAVVTTLEADHLDIYGSLSAIEDAFLSFVDAVPAGGLIAGCADDHGAGRLLARVGGTGREVLSYGTRAGAMLRAEGIRSAGGETRFAVRERGELLGEARLRIPGEHNVRNALAAVAVARHLGAGWSAVEEGLASFAGVDRRFERVGEAGGVLLVDDYAHHPTEVEATLRAARSAYPGRRIVAVFQPHLYSRTRDFAAEFGRALALADRVFVADVYAAREKPLPGVTGEIVADAARAAGAEVRYLPERDAVAAEVVEALEPGDVCLTLGAGNLDAAAREMLDLLRGAGSPA; this is encoded by the coding sequence TTGAGCGCCTTCGAACCGGTGGAGATCTCCGGCCGCGGCCCGATCCACTTCATGGGGATCGGTGGCGCCGGAATGGCTCCCCTGGCCGAGCTCTTCCTCCGCGCCGGAGCGCGGGTCACCGGGTGTGACGTGCACCCGGGCCCGGCCGCGGCGGCGCTCCGCGAGGCGGGCGTCGGGGTCTGCGAGGGGCACGATCCTTCCCACCTGGAGGGGTGCGCCGCGCTGGTGTTGACCGCCGCCGTCCCGCAGGACCACCCCGAGGTCGAAGCCGCGCGTGCCCGCGGGATTCCCGTATTGAAGCGCGCCGAGGCGCTGGGCGCGGTGGTGAACCGCGGCACCGTGGTGGGGATCGCCGGCACCCACGGCAAGACCACCACCACCACCCTGGCCACCGTCGTGCTGGAGGCGGCGGGGCTGGAGCCGACGGGGATCGTCGGCGGCAGGGTCCCGGGGTGGGGAGGAAACCTGCGCCACGGGAGCAGCGCGCTCTACGTGGTCGAGGCCGACGAATACGACCGCTCGTTCCTGACGCTCCGCCCCCACGTCGCAGTCGTGACCACCCTCGAAGCCGACCACCTGGACATCTACGGCTCCCTCTCCGCCATCGAGGACGCCTTCCTCTCCTTCGTGGATGCCGTCCCCGCGGGCGGGCTGATCGCCGGGTGCGCGGACGACCACGGCGCCGGGAGGCTGCTGGCGCGCGTCGGCGGCACCGGGCGCGAGGTGCTCTCCTACGGGACGCGTGCCGGGGCCATGCTGCGCGCGGAAGGGATCCGGTCCGCTGGGGGGGAGACCCGCTTCGCGGTCCGGGAGCGCGGCGAGCTGCTGGGCGAGGCCCGCCTCCGCATCCCGGGGGAGCACAACGTCCGCAACGCCCTCGCCGCGGTGGCGGTGGCGCGGCACCTGGGCGCCGGGTGGAGCGCCGTCGAGGAGGGGCTCGCCTCCTTCGCCGGGGTGGACCGCCGCTTCGAGCGCGTCGGGGAGGCGGGGGGAGTGCTCCTGGTGGACGACTACGCGCACCACCCCACCGAGGTGGAGGCCACGCTGCGCGCCGCGCGGAGCGCCTACCCGGGGCGGCGGATCGTCGCCGTGTTCCAGCCGCACCTGTACTCCCGCACGCGCGACTTCGCCGCGGAGTTCGGGCGGGCGCTGGCTCTGGCGGACCGGGTCTTCGTCGCCGACGTGTACGCCGCGCGCGAAAAGCCGCTCCCGGGGGTCACCGGCGAGATCGTCGCCGACGCGGCCCGTGCGGCGGGAGCCGAAGTTCGCTACCTTCCCGAGCGCGACGCGGTGGCCGCCGAGGTGGTGGAGGCGTTGGAGCCCGGGGACGTCTGCCTGACGCTGGGCGCGGGGAACCTGGACGCCGCCGCGCGCGAGATGCTGGACCTCCTCCGCGGGGCTGGTTCGCCCGCGTGA
- the murG gene encoding undecaprenyldiphospho-muramoylpentapeptide beta-N-acetylglucosaminyltransferase — MSAPGAGAAPRVLFAGGGTGGHLYPALALAEALRERDPRTEVFFVGAQRGIEARVLPERGVPHLLLPFEPIRRSRPWENWRLVPALARSFAGLGRVYGDFRPNLVVGTGGYASGPAVLAGIVRGVPAAVQEQNSFPGLTTRLVARRVGQIHLAFPEARRYLKPGARTEVFDFGNPIRPPDPTLDRAESRAHFALGGGTVALVVGGSQGARAVNEALLGDLRAVAEGLLPPRPEGFEILWATGPAHHEEIAARLAEIGTEWVHAVPYIHDMPRALASADLAVSRAGAMALAELCAWGVPSVLVPLPTAAANHQYHNAVALRDAGAAVMVEEAELQTGRLWGELASLAGDEVRRADISRHARERGRPDAAARIAEQLARLAGGGRT, encoded by the coding sequence GTGAGCGCCCCCGGAGCGGGCGCGGCGCCGCGGGTCCTCTTCGCGGGCGGAGGGACCGGAGGGCACCTCTACCCGGCGCTCGCGCTGGCGGAGGCGCTCCGGGAGCGCGACCCCCGCACGGAGGTGTTCTTCGTGGGGGCGCAGCGCGGGATCGAGGCGCGGGTGCTCCCCGAGCGCGGCGTGCCGCACCTGCTCCTCCCCTTCGAGCCCATCCGGCGCTCGCGCCCCTGGGAGAACTGGCGGCTGGTCCCCGCGCTGGCCCGCTCCTTCGCGGGGCTCGGCCGCGTGTACGGGGACTTCCGCCCGAACCTGGTGGTGGGGACGGGGGGGTACGCCAGCGGTCCGGCGGTGCTCGCGGGGATCGTGCGCGGCGTCCCCGCTGCGGTGCAGGAGCAGAACTCCTTTCCCGGGCTCACCACCCGGCTGGTGGCGCGGCGCGTGGGGCAGATCCACCTCGCGTTCCCGGAGGCGCGCCGCTACCTGAAGCCCGGCGCCCGCACGGAGGTCTTCGACTTCGGGAATCCCATCCGCCCACCGGACCCCACGCTCGATCGCGCGGAGTCCCGCGCGCACTTCGCCCTGGGCGGCGGCACGGTGGCGCTGGTGGTGGGGGGGAGCCAGGGGGCGCGGGCGGTGAACGAGGCGCTCCTGGGCGACCTCCGCGCGGTGGCGGAGGGGCTCCTCCCGCCGCGCCCGGAGGGCTTCGAGATCCTCTGGGCCACCGGTCCCGCGCACCACGAGGAGATCGCCGCGCGCCTGGCGGAGATCGGGACGGAGTGGGTGCACGCCGTCCCGTACATCCACGACATGCCGCGCGCCCTGGCCTCCGCGGACCTGGCGGTGTCCCGCGCCGGGGCCATGGCGCTGGCGGAGCTGTGCGCCTGGGGGGTGCCCAGCGTGCTGGTGCCGCTCCCCACCGCCGCCGCCAACCACCAGTACCACAACGCGGTGGCGCTCCGCGACGCGGGCGCCGCCGTGATGGTGGAGGAAGCCGAGCTGCAGACGGGCCGCCTCTGGGGCGAGCTGGCCTCGCTGGCCGGGGACGAGGTGCGCCGGGCGGACATTTCACGCCACGCACGGGAGCGCGGACGCCCCGACGCCGCGGCGCGCATCGCCGAGCAGCTGGCCCGTCTCGCGGGCGGGGGGCGAACGTGA